Proteins encoded in a region of the Magallana gigas chromosome 8, xbMagGiga1.1, whole genome shotgun sequence genome:
- the LOC105347194 gene encoding protein wech translates to MALSKPDVRNTAQHYLVCGTDDCDRNCQFYCNPCHRLLCEQCRDEHLKSPETKFHEVVPFNQRKRKLPVEKCKIHPSKEVDILCKECNAHLCSKCCTLQDHKGHTFVDLETIYDNNCQSCQDRIHQIEQYFLPTSQNLQKETKDDTTDMKKIFDGIRECLKEEATSLKSLVDSMTSENIDRVNKMEESLMESLKGQNKTYADYISYLNELFKKFYGYLSTSKLQNNPLISSSIISEALRIQTIPETFRPVPPMFTAGQFNRNDVAKLLGRVNVPSITPEARKIKPLETRDAQSNPSDKQKKQEIKKQTPANKVREFKVQGVDSAIWHLSLDKSGKLWVSNMETSIVQTDLQGNQLQQIQTCGGFGYHTVTRNGELIYADIRRKVINKITQGKKVTEFIRTGNWKPCSIYSSHINGNILVGMKDKDFTKVIRYNTTGKEIQTIQYDNKGSELYEYPNYITENINGDICASDSHKHAVVVVTESGQYRFSYKGRESDFTPYGVCTDILGQILVCDTSKNMVHLIDQNGQFLNLLFKHQVVCPHSMCVDDENNVYVSQFDSNVLVFKYLQ, encoded by the coding sequence ATGGCACTCTCAAAACCAGACGTACGTAACACAGCCCAGCATTACTTAGTGTGTGGCACTGACGACTGTGACAGAAACTGTCAGTTTTACTGTAATCCTTGTCACAGGCTTCTGTGTGAGCAATGTAGAGATGAACATCTCAAAAGTCCAGAAACCAAATTCCATGAGGTTGTCCCTTTCAACCAACGAAAACGAAAACTTCCAGTAGAGAAATGCAAGATCCATCCCTCCAAGGAAGTGGATATACTTTGTAAAGAATGCAATGCCCATTTATGTTCAAAGTGTTGTACATTGCAGGACCACAAAGGACATACATTTGTAGACTTAGAAACTATCTATGATAATAATTGTCAAAGTTGTCAGGATAGAATTCATCAAATCGAACAATACTTCCTCCCAACTTCTCAAAATTTGCAGAAAGAAACAAAAGACGATACAACAGACATGAAGAAGATATTTGATGGTATTAGAGAATGTTTGAAGGAAGAGGCTACGTCGCTTAAAAGTCTGGTGGATAGTATGACATCAGAAAACATTGATCGCGTCAACAAGATGGAAGAGTCTCTCATGGAGAGTTTGAAAGGCCAAAATAAGACATATGCTGATTACATTTCTTATctaaatgaactttttaaaaagttctatgGTTATCTTTCAACTTCCAAACTTCAAAACAATCCACTTATTTCATCAAGTATTATATCTGAGGCGCTAAGAATTCAAACTATTCCAGAAACATTCAGACCAGTTCCACCAATGTTTACAGCCGGTCAATTCAACAGGAACGATGTCGCCAAACTCCTTGGAAGAGTAAATGTTCCTAGTATTACACCAGAGGCCAGAAAAATTAAGCCATTGGAAACTCGTGATGCACAGTCGAACCCTTCAGATAAACAGAAGAAACAAGAGATCAAGAAGCAGACGCCTGCTAATAAGGTTAGGGAGTTCAAAGTACAAGGTGTTGACAGTGCAATATGGCATCTATCATTAGACAAATCAGGCAAACTTTGGGTCAGTAACATGGAAACCAGTATTGTCCAAACAGATCTACAGGGGAATCAGCTACAGCAGATACAAACCTGTGGTGGGTTCGGCTACCATACAGTCACAAGGAACGGGGAACTGATCTATGCAGACATACGCCGCAAAGTCATCAACAAGATAACTCAGGGTAAGAAGGTTACTGAATTCATAAGAACAGGCAATTGGAAACCATGCAGCATATATTCTTCCCACATCAACGGGAACATATTGGTGGGAATGAAGGATAAGGATTTTACGAAAGTCATCCGATACAATACGACTGGAAAAGAAATACAGACCATACAATATGACAACAAAGGGTCAGAACTGTATGAGTATCCAAATTACATCACAGAAAATATCAATGGAGATATATGTGCATCAGACTCTCACAAacatgcagtagtggtggtgACAGAATCAGGACAATACAGGTTCTCCTACAAAGGTCGCGAGTCCGACTTTACACCCTATGGAGTCTGCACGGACATCCTCGGTCAGATCCTTGTCTGTGATACAAGCAAAAACATGGTTCACCTTATAGATCAAAATGGCCAATTCCTTAATCTACTATTCAAACATCAAGTTGTATGTCCCCACAGTATGTGTGTGGATGATGAAAATAATGTCTACGTGAGTCAATTTGACAGCAATGTGTTGGTGTTCAAATATCTTCAATGA